Genomic window (Flavobacteriales bacterium):
TTGGCCTCGCGTCGCGCCTCATAGCGCCGCCATTCAAACCGTGATATGACAGACAAGCATACCTATTGCATCATCATGGCCGGAGGTATCGGAAGCCGCTTCTGGCCGATGAGCCGCACCGCGCATCCCAAGCAATTCCTTGATTTTCTTGGTCATGGCCGCACGCTGATCCAACAGACCTTCGACCGTTTTCTCGATGTTTGCCCGGCGGAGAACATCTACGTGGTGACCAATGCCCAATACGCGCCATTGGTCCACGAGCAACTGCCGGCCCTCAGGCCTGAACAAGTGCTGTTGGAACCGGACCGCCGGAACACCGCGCCTTGTATCGCCTATGCCAACCACGCCATCGCCAAACGCGATCCGAAGGCGCTGATCATCACCTCGCCCAGCGACCATTTGGTAAAGGATGAAAAGGAGTTCCAGGCCCGGCTGAGGATCGCTTCGGAACAGGCTGTAGTGGAGGATTGCTTAGTAACGCTGGGCATCACGCCGGACCGCCCCGACACCGGTTACGGCTACATCCAGTTCAGCGACCAAGGCCCGGCGGAAAGGCCCGAAGTGAAGCGTGTAAAAAACTTCACCGAAAAGCCCGACCATGCCAAGGCGCAGCAATTCCTGGACAGCGGTGAATACCTCTGGAACAGCGGCATCTTCATCTGGTCATTGGCCAGCATCCGGAAAGCCTTCAGAAAGCACCTTCCTGAAATGGAAGTGCTCTTCAGTACCGGTGAAAACGCATACGGTACGCCCAACGAAGCGGAGTTCATCGCCAAGATCTACGGGACTTGCGAGAGCATCAGCATCGACTACGGGATCCTCGAAAAGGCGGACAACGTATACGTGGTGGCCGGTGATTTCGGCTGGAGCGACCTCGGAACTTGGGGCAGCCTATACTCCCAACTCCCGAAGGATGCCAACGCCAACGCGGGCACGAGCAAGACCGTGCGCGTCTATGATGGCAAGGACAACATGGTACACGTGCAGGACGACCGCTTGGTGGTGCTGCAAGGTCTGGAGGACTTCATCGTGGTAAGCACACCCGACGCGCTGCTCGTCTGTCGCAAGCACGATGAGCAGAAGATCAAGGGCATCGTGCAGGAGCTGACGAAGGATATTGGGGAGAAGTACATTTAGTTGTCGGTTGTCAGTTCTCAGTTGTCAGGTTTGCGACCCGGCGTTCTGTACGCTGTGGCTGGTTCTGCATCAAACGAGACAACTGTCCGTCCGCGCTTGCAGCGCGAGTTTATCTGCCGAAGGCACGGCTTGCGTGCCGGAGGCATGGCGTGCGCGGTCCGATACGTATCGGTCCACGCCTGTGGCGCTTCAATTTGTTCGTGAACTTGTCTTAGAGCTGGGAAACAACGGAATGGCCTAGACCGAAAAAGCACTGTGTCTGTCCTGACAACCGACAACGAACAACTGACAACCAAGTCAAGCTAATTCCTCAGCACTGGCAAGCCTCACAGAAGCTTCAGTCATGAATTATCGAGCAAATTCAACGGTATTCAGTACCTTCGCGCCGCAATTCTCGGAATGACGGCCTGAATTTGGCGGTCGCTTGGCACAAGTCGGGCCTTTGGTTCCTTTCACACTTAAAGCCCCTCTGCCCCGCTTTTGCATTGGATCGACGCCAGCATCCTCATCGTTTACATGATCGCCCTTGTGGCGATCGGTGTGTACTTCATGCGGAAGAACACGGACCAGGAGGATTACTTCGTCGGCGGCCGGGGGATGGGCCATTGGCACATCGGGCTTAGCGTGGTGGCCACCGACGTTGGCGGCGGCTTCTCCATCGGCCTCGGCGGACTTGGATTCGTTATGGGCCTTTCCGGCGCTTGGATGCTTTTCACTGGACTGGTCGGGGCTTGGCTTGCGGCGGTGTTCCTGATCCCGCGCGTGTACGACCTTGCCCGGCGCGAGAAGTTCCTCACTTTCCCGCAGCTCATCGGGCACCACTACAACGGCCGGGCCGCGTTCGTTGCCGGCATCATCTGCGCTATCGGCTACTTGGGCTTTACCAGCTCGCAGCTGCTGGCGGGGGCGAAGCTGGCCTCCTCCGCCTTTGTCGGCCTGGACATGGGCACGGCGCTGTTGATCATGGGCGCCATCATCGTAGGCTACACGGTGATGGGCGGCATGAAGGCAGTAGTCTACACGGACACGGTGCAATGGATCGTGCTCATCGCCGGGCTTTCCTTGGTGGGCTTGCCGATGGCGTGGTATGCCGTGGGCGGTTGGGAAGGCATCCATGCCTCGGTGACGCCGGAGCAGCTTTCACTGACCAACGTGGGGCCGGTAACGCTCATCAATTGGATGGTCACCATCGTGCCGATCTGGTTCGTGGGGATGACGCTCTACCAACGGATCTATGCCAGTCGCAGCGAGCGATCCGCCAAGAAAGCGTGGTACATCGCGGGCTTCCTGGAGTGGCCGCTGATGGCCTTCATGGGCGTTGCGCTCGGCTTGCTGGGCCGTGTGGCCGCTGATCAAGGGCTGCTGGTGCACCTGATAGGCGGCGATGTCAACACCATGGACCCCGAGCTGGGCCTGCCCCTCTTGCTGCGCGCGGTGCTGCCCGTAGGATTCCTCGGTCTCGTGCTCGCGGCCTACTTCTCCGCCATTCTCAGCACAGCGGACAGCTGCTTGATGGCCGCCAGCGGGAACGTGCTCACCGACATCGTGGGCCGCTTGCGGAAGAAGGAGCAAACCACCGAACAAGTGCTGAGGTTCTCGCAAGTGCTCACGCTGGCCTTGGGCATTTTGGCCATGGTGATCGCAGCGAACATGGAGAACGTGCTGAGCCTGATGCTTGCCTCATACGCCTTCATGGTGAGCGGTTTGTTGGTGCCGTTACTCGCCGCCGTCTTCCTTGGGAAACGGAATGCCAACGCGGCTTTGGCAGCCATGATCGGCGGTGGCCTCACCACCATTCTGCTCGGCAACCTGCCGATCGACCTTCCGCTGGGGCTCGACCCTAACGTTTTTGGGATCACCACTTCCGCGATCCTCTTTTTCATCACCGACCGCCTGTTCCCCGCCAGTACCTTGCAGGCTGTCCCGACACCTCTTCGCAATGAACATTGAACTCCACACCCCGGAGAAACCGGCCGACGAGGCCACGCTCAAGGACATTTCTTCTTTTCTGGTGAAGCATTTGGAGCGCTTCGGCGACCCTGAGGAGCACATCCGCATGGCCATGACTTATTCCCTCGACCCCGTACGCGGCGGCTTCGTGGTGGTCGGCCGGGATGAAGGCCAGATCATCGGCGCGGTGGTGGTGAACGACACGAAGATGGGCGGATACATCCCGCAGAACATCCTGGTCTACATCGCTGTGGATGCTTCACAACGCGGCAAGGGCATCGGCCGGAAGTTGATGCAGGCGGCCATCGACAAGGCTACCGGCGGCATCGCGCTGCACGTGGAGCCGGACAATCCCGCCAAAAAGCTGTACGAATCGCTCGGCTTCACCAATAAGTACCTTGAAATGCGCCTGCAGCAATGAGCACCGCCATCGACCTCAAAGCCTTCCGCCGCGACCTGCACGCGCACCCGGAAATTTCCGGTGAAGAGAAGGAGACAGCCAAGCGTGTACTCGCCGTGCTGAATACCCTGAAACCGGACGCACTGCTGACGGAAGTGGGCGGCACGGGCATCCTGGCCACGTTCGGTACGGACGAAAAGGTCCGCAGGTGATGGTGCGCTGTGAGCTGGACGCCTTACCGATCCAGGAGGTGAACACCTTCGGACACAAGTCCGTGAACAAAGGCGTATCGCACAAGTGCGGGCACGACGGGCATGCGACGATCTTGACCGGGCTGGCAGAAAAACTTGCTGCGAAAAGGCCGGCAAAAGGACGTGTCCACTTACTCTATCAACCTGCGGAAGAGAACGGCGCCGGTGCCGCTGCCGTGCTGAAGGACCCGCGCATGCAGGACAAGCACTTCGACCTCGTGCTCGCGCTGCACAACCTACCGGGCTACAAGCTGGGCAGCACCGTGGTGCGCAAAGGGGCATTCACCGCCAGCGTAAGCAGCATGGTGATCGCTTTGGAAGGCCGCACGTCCCATGCCGCTGAGCCGGAGCATGGCAACAATCCTGCACTGGCTGTGGCCGAGATCCTTACCGGCGCGCTCGCACTGCAACACAACGTGCCCACGGAGGACGGCCTGCGCGTGGTCACGGTGGTGCATGTCAACCTCGGCACCAAGGACTATGGGATCTCCGCCGGAAGCGCCGAGGTACACCTCACCGTCCGCTGCTGGACCGACGCCGAACTGAAGAAGCTCGAACAGGACATCGAGGACCTTTCCCGTCAGGTGGCGAAGAAGCACAAGCTGGGCGTGGACATCAGCTATTGCTTCACGTTCAAGGCCAACCAGAATGATGATGCCGCCGCAGACCTGGTGAAGGCAGCGGTCAACTCCACCGGCCATGAATTGATCGGTCGCGACCACCCGTTCAAATGGGGCGAGGACTTCGGGCTGTTCACCGCGAAATACAAAGGCTGCATGTTCGGCTTGGGCTCCGGAGAGGACATGCCCGCGCTGCACAACCCGGACTACGATTTTCCCGACGAGCTGACCCCGCACGGGGTTGAACTCTTCGAAACGGCGGTGCGTTCCTTCCTGAAGGGCTGATGTTCAACGTTTCCACCATAGAGCTCAGTGCAGAGGCGCTACGGAATAACTTGGCGTTCATCCGCAAGGTCATAGGACCCGGCACGAAACTGTGCAGCGTGGTGAAGGGCAACGCTTACGGCCATGGCATCGGTACGTTCACGGCCATGGCCCAACGCTTGGGCGCGGAAATGTTCGCGGTGTATTCCGCTTCGGAAGCCTACGAGCTGAAGAAGCACTTGACGAACGGTGCGGAGATCTACATCATGGGCGACGCGGACGGCAATGCGCTGGACTGGGCCGTGGAGCATGACATTGCCTTCAATGTCTTTGAGTCGAACCGGCTTTCACAGGCTATTCATTCCGCCAAAGCACAAGGCAAAAGCGCCCGGATACACATCGAAATAGAGACCGGCATGCACCGTACCGGCTTCACCGTCGGCGATCTTCCCGCCGTGCTGGAGCGGTGCCGCAGCCATTCGGACGCGATCGAGATCAAGGGTATCTGCTCGCATTTGGCGGGCGCGGAAAGCCAAGCCAACCGCTTGCGTATCGATGCCCAGAAGGCCCGGTTCCGCGAAGCGATCGCCATCGCTGAGCTGCACGGACAGTCAATCGGGCTTCGCCACTTGGCCTGCTCGGCGGCCATCCTCAATGAGCCGGACACTTTGTATGACATGGCCCGCGTGGGCATTCTGCACTATGGCTTCTGGCCGAACAAAGAGACATGGGACCGCTACTCCAAAGCGCATGGCTTCACCGAAGACCCGCTGATGCGCGTGATCCGTTGGTGGAGCCGGGTGATGTCCGTGTCCACCGTGCCCGCTGGCGGCTTCGTGGGCTACGGGAACGATTTCCAGGCACAGAAGGAAACGCGCATCGCGACCATCCCCATGGGCTATGCCTACGGCTATTCGCGCAGTCTCAGCAACACCGGCCATGTATTGATCCGCGGCAGGAAGGCGCCCGTGCGCGGCATCGTGAACATGAACTGCATCACCGTGGACGTCACCGGCATCGAGGGCGTGGAGAAGGGCGATGAGGCCGTGCTGATCGGCACACAGGACGGCAACAGCATCAGCGTCGCCTCCTTCGGCGATCTCAGCGACCAGTTGAACTATGAACTGTTGACCCGGCTTCCTCACTCCATCCCGCGCGTGGTGGTGGAAAAACACCTTTGAATATGGCCTTCCTCGAACTCTATCGCGACAAGCTCCGGCACAACCACCGCTTCCTGTCCAAGCTCTTCAAGGAGAACGGTATTGAATGGGGTATTGTCACCAAGCTGCTCTGCGGCAACGAAACGTTCATCAAAGAAGTGGTGGCACTGGGCGAGAACGAGTTCCATGATACGCGCATCAGCAACCTGCGCATGGTGAAAAAACTCGCGCCAAATTCGCAGACCGTCTACATCAAACCGCCCGCCAAGCGCGGCATTCCCAACCTCGTGCGCTTCGCCGACGTCAGCTTCAACAGCGACCTCTCCACCATCAAGGCGTTGAGCGCCGAGGCCGTGAAGCAGGGCCGCACCCACAAGGTGATCATCATGGTGGAGATGGGCGACCTCCGCGAAGGCGTGATGGGTGACAGCTTGGTGGATTTTTACGCGCAGGTGTTCCAGCTTCCCAACATCGCCATCGTGGGCTTGGGCACCAACCTCAACTGCCTCAACGGCATCATGCCCACGCAGGACAAGCTGATCCAGCTTGGCCTGTACAAGCAGCTCATCGAGACGAAGTTCAACAAGAAGATCCCTTGGATCACCGGCGGTACCAGCGTCACCATACCGTTGCTGTTGAAGAAGCAGTTGCCCAAGGGCATGAACCATTTCCGCATCGGCGAGGCGCTGTTCTTCGGCAAGGACCTCTTCACCGACGGGATGATCAAGGGCATGCGCAACGACGTCTTCAAGCTGCACGCGGAAGTGATCGAGCTCTATGAAAAGCCCATGACGCCTACCGGCGAGCAGCGCACCAACGTGGCCGGCGTGAAGCCTGAAGTGAAGGAAAGCGACATCGGCCGGACGGCCTTCCGCGCCATCATCGACATCGGCCTGCTGGACGTGGATCCCAAAAACCTGACCCCGCTGACCAAGGGTGTCACCATCATCGAAGCCAGCTCGGACATGCTCGTGCTGGACTTGGACCACAACGAGGCCAAGTTGCATGTTGGAGACCTTATCTCCTTCAGTCTCAATTACATGGGAGCGCTGGGCATCATGAACTCCAAATACATTGACAAGGTGGTGAAGTAGTGTTGAAAGCTGAAAGTTGAAGGCTGAAACTGGAAACGGGAGCAGCAGTGGTACAGTTGGCAGACGGCAGTGGCAGTTGGCAGTGGCAGTCGTCCTATCACCTATCACTTATCACCAGCCATCGATCACCAGTCCCTATGCCTCAGCGGGTTATCTTTTCTGTCGGATCGCACTGTCCACTTGCCCTCGGATGCCTTCCTTTGCAGGCTACATGGAGGAAGCCCCGCTCATAGCCACCCCCGGCCCGTTCAATGACCTGATGGGTAGGCTGGTCAGCGAGTCCTGCATCGCATTGGACACTGAGGCGAGCAGCTTCCACCGGTTCCATGAACGCATCGGCCTGATCCAGCTTTCCGACCGAAGCGATACTTGGCTGTTGGATCCCATGGCCCTGCACGAAGTGCCGAAGCTGGGTGACATCCTCGGCTCGGAGTCCAACGAGATCGTGATCCACGATGCCGATTTCGACCTGCGGTTGCTGAAGCGCATGTACGGCTTCCACGTCCGCAAGATCTTCGACACGCTGATCGCCGCGGAACTGATCAACGAACCCGAACTGGGCTTGGCGTCGTTGATGCTGAAGTACTTCGACATCAAGTTGGACAAGCGCTTCCAGAAGGCGGATTGGTGCAAGCGCCCGCTCACCCGCGATATGCTCAACTATGCCGCCATGGACACCCGCAACTTGATCGCCCTGCGCGACCGCTTGGCAGAACAGTTGATGGCGAAAGGGCGCTGGGAATGGGCCATGGAGGAATTCGGCCTGCTCACCGAAGTGCCCTTCCAGGAAAAGGAGGACCATACGCCGGGCTTCCTGCGGATCAAAGGGGCCAAGGCGCTGAAGCCAAGGGAATTGGCAGTGCTGAAGGAGCTGCAGGATTGGCGTGTTTCCGTGGCATCCCAACTGGACCGTGCCTCGTTCATGGTCCTGGGGAACGATGTGATGCTCGCGCTGGCGAAAGAACCGGTGACCTCGATCGAAGCATTGTCCAAACTGAAGGGGGTAGGGCCTTCCACAGTTGACAAGTACGGCAGGGACATCCTCGCGGCGATCGACAAAGGGATGAGCACGCCCAAGGAGCAGTGGCCGCGCATGGAGCGCCCCAAGCGCTTTCCCCGCGACCCTAAATTGGAGGACTCCGTGAAGCGGATGAAGGCCGTCCGGGACAAGCTGGCCTTGGACCATGAGCTGCGCCCCGGCATCATCGCGGCCAATCAACTGCTTTTGGACATGGGAAGGGCCCGGCCAACGAACATCGACGAATTGCTGGCGATCCCAGGTCTTCGCCGCTATCAGGCGCGGGAATTCGGCCCGGCACTGCTTGCCGTATTGTGAGCGCCTTCTTCTGGACGGTATGAGTTGTCACCGTTGGGTGCGGTGCAGGTCGGTAGTTTTGCGGGCGATGATGGACCACGGCATTCGGATCGAACGATCCGGCTTACACGTATGAGCTGGGAGTTGCTCGGTTATGCCGGAGCGGTGCTCATGGGCCTTTCACTCGGCCTGCTCGGCGGTGGCGGTTCGATCCTCACCGTGCCGATCCTCGTTTACCTGTTCGGCCAAGATCCCGTCACGGCCACGGGTCTGTCGCTCTTCATCGTGGGGACCACCAGCGCTGCCGGTTTATTCTCGCATCACAAGCAGGGGAATATCGAGTGGCGCACGGCAGGGGTGTTCGGCGCGGCCTCCATCCTTAGCGTCTTCATCACCCGGCGCTGGTTGGTGCCTGCCTTGCCGGACCCCTTGATCCATGTGGGTGCTGTGGAAGTCGGCAAGGGCACCGCGATCCTCGGCTTGTTCGCCATTGTGATGCTGATCTCCGCATGGTCGATGATCCGCGGAAGGAAATCCATAACACCCGGGTCGAACGGCAAGCGGCACCTGCCCTCGCTGCTGCTCATCGGCCTCCTCGTGGGCTTGCTCACCGGTGTGCTCGGGGCGGGCGGCGGTTTCCTCATCGTCCCTTCCTTGGTGCTGCTCGCCGGCGTGGACATGAAGCGCGCCATCGGCACTTCGCTGCTCCTCATCACCGTGAACTCGTACATCGGCTTCCTCGGCGACCGGCGCGTCCATTTGGCGGACTATTCGACGATCCTGCTGCCATTCTTGGCACTGGCCATCATCGGCATCGTTCTTGGGAGCCAACTCTCCAAGCGCATGGGCAATGCGAAACTCCGGCCGACGTTCGGCTGGTTCGTGCTGGCCATGGGCACATATATCATCATACGCGAACTTTATGCGCTCGCCTGAAGACGGGAGCGCATAAAGTTGTACGGGCGCGAGATCTCGCGCCCCATCGATCCAGAAAAAGAAGCAGAACATGAAAATCGAACAGATCTACACCGGATGCCTCGCACAAGGGGCCTACTACATCGAGAGCAACGGCGAAGCGGCCGTGATCGACCCGCTGCGTGAATCACAACCTTACATCGACCGTGCCGAGAAGAGCGGCGCGATGATCAAGTACGTGCTGGAGACGCACTTCCATGCTGACTTTGTGAGCGGCCACGTGGACCTCGCCAAGCGCACCGGGGCCACCATCATCTACGGCCCCAATGCCAACCCCGACTTCACCGCACACATCGCGAAGGACGGCGAGGAACTGAAGGTAGGTAAGGTCACCATCAAGGTGTTGCACACGCCGGGGCACACCATGGAAAGCACCACCTATCTGCTGCTGGATGAGAGCGGGAAGCCGCATTGCATCTTCAGCGGGGACACGCTCTTCATCGGCGATGTGGGCCGCCCCGACCTGGCGCAGAAAATGGGCAGCCTCACCATGGAGGACCTCGCCGGCCACCTCTATGATTCCTTGCACACCAAGATCATGACCCTGCCGGACGACGTGATCGTCTATCCGGCGCACGGCGCGGGCAGTGCTTGCGGCAAGAACATGAGCAAGGAGACCTGGGACACCTTGGGCAACCAGAAGAAGGTGAACTATGCGCTGAAGGCCGCGACGAAAGAGCAGTTCATCAAGGAGGTCACCGACGGGATCATGCCGCCACCGGCCTACTTCCCGCAGAACGTGGCGATGAACAAGGGTGCGATCCCCAGCCTGGAGACCGTGAAGGAGAAAGGTCTCCGTGCGCTGACGCCCGACCAAGTGGAGCTGATCGTGGAGAGCGAAGGCGCCTTGGTGCTGGACACCCGCGATGCCCAGGTTTTCAAGGATGGATTTGTGCCGCGCAGCATCAGCATCGGCTTGCGGGGCGACTTCGCACCTTGGGTCGGCGCGATGATCCCCGATGTGAAGCATCCGCTGGTGGTGGTGACCGATGCAGGCGGCGAGGACGAGGTGGTAACGCGCCTGGCCAGGGTGGGTTATGACAATGTGCTGGGCTTCCTCAAGGGCGGCATCAGCGCATGGAAGAACGCCGGGCGTGATGTGGATTCCCTGGAGAGCATTTCCGCGGAAGAATTCGCAAAGCGCATGAGCGCGGACAAACTGAACGTGTTCGATGTGCGCAAGCAAGGCGAATGGGACGGGGAACATCTGGAGCACGCCAAGCATGCCTCCCTGCAGTTCCTGAACGATCACTTGGCCGACTTCAGCAAGACGGAACCCAACTACCTGCATTGCGCCGGTGGCTACCGGAGCATGATCGCGGCATCCGTGCTCAAGGCACGCGGCTATCACAACGTGGTGGAGATCGCCGGTGGTTTTGAAGGGATCAAGAAGACAGGCTTGCCGATCACCGAATTCGTTTGTCCAAGCACGCTTGCGAAATAGCCTGTCGAACGTTAGCAGCATACAATGAAAAGGGCGGCCCGTGGGCCGCCCTTTTCCATAATGCCCGATCGCTCAGGCCAATTCCTTCTTCGCTA
Coding sequences:
- a CDS encoding NTP transferase domain-containing protein, yielding MTDKHTYCIIMAGGIGSRFWPMSRTAHPKQFLDFLGHGRTLIQQTFDRFLDVCPAENIYVVTNAQYAPLVHEQLPALRPEQVLLEPDRRNTAPCIAYANHAIAKRDPKALIITSPSDHLVKDEKEFQARLRIASEQAVVEDCLVTLGITPDRPDTGYGYIQFSDQGPAERPEVKRVKNFTEKPDHAKAQQFLDSGEYLWNSGIFIWSLASIRKAFRKHLPEMEVLFSTGENAYGTPNEAEFIAKIYGTCESISIDYGILEKADNVYVVAGDFGWSDLGTWGSLYSQLPKDANANAGTSKTVRVYDGKDNMVHVQDDRLVVLQGLEDFIVVSTPDALLVCRKHDEQKIKGIVQELTKDIGEKYI
- a CDS encoding sodium:solute symporter family protein, yielding MHWIDASILIVYMIALVAIGVYFMRKNTDQEDYFVGGRGMGHWHIGLSVVATDVGGGFSIGLGGLGFVMGLSGAWMLFTGLVGAWLAAVFLIPRVYDLARREKFLTFPQLIGHHYNGRAAFVAGIICAIGYLGFTSSQLLAGAKLASSAFVGLDMGTALLIMGAIIVGYTVMGGMKAVVYTDTVQWIVLIAGLSLVGLPMAWYAVGGWEGIHASVTPEQLSLTNVGPVTLINWMVTIVPIWFVGMTLYQRIYASRSERSAKKAWYIAGFLEWPLMAFMGVALGLLGRVAADQGLLVHLIGGDVNTMDPELGLPLLLRAVLPVGFLGLVLAAYFSAILSTADSCLMAASGNVLTDIVGRLRKKEQTTEQVLRFSQVLTLALGILAMVIAANMENVLSLMLASYAFMVSGLLVPLLAAVFLGKRNANAALAAMIGGGLTTILLGNLPIDLPLGLDPNVFGITTSAILFFITDRLFPASTLQAVPTPLRNEH
- a CDS encoding GNAT family N-acetyltransferase; this translates as MNIELHTPEKPADEATLKDISSFLVKHLERFGDPEEHIRMAMTYSLDPVRGGFVVVGRDEGQIIGAVVVNDTKMGGYIPQNILVYIAVDASQRGKGIGRKLMQAAIDKATGGIALHVEPDNPAKKLYESLGFTNKYLEMRLQQ
- a CDS encoding amidohydrolase; its protein translation is MVRCELDALPIQEVNTFGHKSVNKGVSHKCGHDGHATILTGLAEKLAAKRPAKGRVHLLYQPAEENGAGAAAVLKDPRMQDKHFDLVLALHNLPGYKLGSTVVRKGAFTASVSSMVIALEGRTSHAAEPEHGNNPALAVAEILTGALALQHNVPTEDGLRVVTVVHVNLGTKDYGISAGSAEVHLTVRCWTDAELKKLEQDIEDLSRQVAKKHKLGVDISYCFTFKANQNDDAAADLVKAAVNSTGHELIGRDHPFKWGEDFGLFTAKYKGCMFGLGSGEDMPALHNPDYDFPDELTPHGVELFETAVRSFLKG
- the alr gene encoding alanine racemase; the encoded protein is MFNVSTIELSAEALRNNLAFIRKVIGPGTKLCSVVKGNAYGHGIGTFTAMAQRLGAEMFAVYSASEAYELKKHLTNGAEIYIMGDADGNALDWAVEHDIAFNVFESNRLSQAIHSAKAQGKSARIHIEIETGMHRTGFTVGDLPAVLERCRSHSDAIEIKGICSHLAGAESQANRLRIDAQKARFREAIAIAELHGQSIGLRHLACSAAILNEPDTLYDMARVGILHYGFWPNKETWDRYSKAHGFTEDPLMRVIRWWSRVMSVSTVPAGGFVGYGNDFQAQKETRIATIPMGYAYGYSRSLSNTGHVLIRGRKAPVRGIVNMNCITVDVTGIEGVEKGDEAVLIGTQDGNSISVASFGDLSDQLNYELLTRLPHSIPRVVVEKHL
- a CDS encoding alanine/ornithine racemase family PLP-dependent enzyme, with the protein product MAFLELYRDKLRHNHRFLSKLFKENGIEWGIVTKLLCGNETFIKEVVALGENEFHDTRISNLRMVKKLAPNSQTVYIKPPAKRGIPNLVRFADVSFNSDLSTIKALSAEAVKQGRTHKVIIMVEMGDLREGVMGDSLVDFYAQVFQLPNIAIVGLGTNLNCLNGIMPTQDKLIQLGLYKQLIETKFNKKIPWITGGTSVTIPLLLKKQLPKGMNHFRIGEALFFGKDLFTDGMIKGMRNDVFKLHAEVIELYEKPMTPTGEQRTNVAGVKPEVKESDIGRTAFRAIIDIGLLDVDPKNLTPLTKGVTIIEASSDMLVLDLDHNEAKLHVGDLISFSLNYMGALGIMNSKYIDKVVK
- a CDS encoding HRDC domain-containing protein; amino-acid sequence: MEEAPLIATPGPFNDLMGRLVSESCIALDTEASSFHRFHERIGLIQLSDRSDTWLLDPMALHEVPKLGDILGSESNEIVIHDADFDLRLLKRMYGFHVRKIFDTLIAAELINEPELGLASLMLKYFDIKLDKRFQKADWCKRPLTRDMLNYAAMDTRNLIALRDRLAEQLMAKGRWEWAMEEFGLLTEVPFQEKEDHTPGFLRIKGAKALKPRELAVLKELQDWRVSVASQLDRASFMVLGNDVMLALAKEPVTSIEALSKLKGVGPSTVDKYGRDILAAIDKGMSTPKEQWPRMERPKRFPRDPKLEDSVKRMKAVRDKLALDHELRPGIIAANQLLLDMGRARPTNIDELLAIPGLRRYQAREFGPALLAVL
- a CDS encoding sulfite exporter TauE/SafE family protein, with amino-acid sequence MSWELLGYAGAVLMGLSLGLLGGGGSILTVPILVYLFGQDPVTATGLSLFIVGTTSAAGLFSHHKQGNIEWRTAGVFGAASILSVFITRRWLVPALPDPLIHVGAVEVGKGTAILGLFAIVMLISAWSMIRGRKSITPGSNGKRHLPSLLLIGLLVGLLTGVLGAGGGFLIVPSLVLLAGVDMKRAIGTSLLLITVNSYIGFLGDRRVHLADYSTILLPFLALAIIGIVLGSQLSKRMGNAKLRPTFGWFVLAMGTYIIIRELYALA
- a CDS encoding MBL fold metallo-hydrolase, whose translation is MKIEQIYTGCLAQGAYYIESNGEAAVIDPLRESQPYIDRAEKSGAMIKYVLETHFHADFVSGHVDLAKRTGATIIYGPNANPDFTAHIAKDGEELKVGKVTIKVLHTPGHTMESTTYLLLDESGKPHCIFSGDTLFIGDVGRPDLAQKMGSLTMEDLAGHLYDSLHTKIMTLPDDVIVYPAHGAGSACGKNMSKETWDTLGNQKKVNYALKAATKEQFIKEVTDGIMPPPAYFPQNVAMNKGAIPSLETVKEKGLRALTPDQVELIVESEGALVLDTRDAQVFKDGFVPRSISIGLRGDFAPWVGAMIPDVKHPLVVVTDAGGEDEVVTRLARVGYDNVLGFLKGGISAWKNAGRDVDSLESISAEEFAKRMSADKLNVFDVRKQGEWDGEHLEHAKHASLQFLNDHLADFSKTEPNYLHCAGGYRSMIAASVLKARGYHNVVEIAGGFEGIKKTGLPITEFVCPSTLAK